One Streptomyces fagopyri DNA window includes the following coding sequences:
- a CDS encoding terpene synthase family protein, giving the protein MTQPFELPHFYMPYPARLNPHLDEARAHTVEWARGMGMLEGSGIWEQSDLDAHDYGLLCAYTHPDCDGPALSLITDWYVWVFFFDDHFLETFKRTQDRQGGKAYLDRLPLFMPLDLSAPVPEPQNPVEAGLADLWARTVPSMSLGWRERFAVSTEHLLNESMWELSNINEGRVSNPVEYIEMRRKVGGAPWSAGLVEYATAEVPAPVAGSRPLRVLMETFSDGVHLRNDLFSYQREVEEEGELSNGVLVLETFFGCTTQQAAETVNDILTSRLHQFEHTALTEVPALAVENGLTPDQVAAVAAYTQGLQDWQSGGHEWHMRSSRYMNEGALEEDRPFGGGVLGTSALDVGALLSAAGAERLRAYTHVPFQKVGPSRLPDFLMPFEVTLSPHLDGARHRLTDWMYAMGMLQEGVWDEDKLDAYDLPLCAAGIHPDATADALDISSQWLAWGTYGDDYYPLVFGNRRDLATAKLVTARLSACMPVDGEEVPVPANGMERGLIDLWQRTAAGMNTDERRQFRSAIDVMTESWVWELSNQIQHRIPDPVDYLEMRRATFGSELTMSLCRLSHGRKVPPEVYRSGPVRSLENAAMDYAMLLNDVFSYQKEIEYEGEIHNGILVVQNFFGCDYPTALGVVHDLMTQRMQQFQHVAAHELPILYEDFKLSEEVREIMEGYVGELRNWLAGILKWHQECRRYGAEDLARRSHGFVPDLVPGVPFGGPGHGPAPVLTVPSALPAPFVPSAHLVSAPVPAPAVETETAPAIRLPAGVGAGGIGGAGEFRLPKGTGAAAEFTLSPGPEASPASPASPESLDPIESTDRVGAWKAPSAPTVPWPR; this is encoded by the coding sequence ATGACGCAGCCGTTCGAACTCCCGCACTTCTACATGCCGTATCCCGCGCGGCTGAACCCGCACCTCGACGAGGCACGCGCCCATACGGTCGAATGGGCCCGGGGGATGGGCATGCTGGAGGGTTCCGGCATCTGGGAACAGTCCGACCTCGACGCGCACGACTACGGCCTGCTGTGCGCGTACACACACCCCGACTGCGACGGCCCGGCCCTCTCGCTCATCACCGACTGGTACGTGTGGGTCTTCTTCTTCGACGACCACTTCCTGGAGACCTTCAAACGCACCCAGGACCGCCAGGGCGGCAAGGCCTACCTGGACCGGCTGCCCCTGTTCATGCCCCTGGACCTCTCCGCCCCCGTGCCGGAGCCGCAGAACCCGGTCGAGGCGGGGCTGGCCGACCTGTGGGCACGCACCGTGCCCTCGATGTCGCTCGGATGGCGCGAGCGCTTCGCCGTCTCCACCGAGCACCTGCTGAACGAGTCGATGTGGGAGCTGTCCAACATCAACGAGGGGCGGGTCTCCAACCCCGTCGAGTACATCGAGATGCGCCGCAAGGTGGGCGGAGCCCCCTGGTCGGCCGGGCTCGTCGAGTACGCGACCGCCGAAGTGCCCGCCCCGGTGGCCGGGTCGAGGCCGCTGCGGGTGCTGATGGAGACGTTCTCGGACGGCGTGCACCTGCGCAACGACCTGTTCTCCTACCAGCGGGAGGTCGAGGAGGAGGGCGAACTCAGCAACGGCGTCCTCGTCCTGGAGACCTTCTTCGGCTGTACCACCCAGCAGGCCGCCGAGACCGTCAACGACATCCTCACCTCGCGCCTCCACCAGTTCGAGCACACGGCCCTGACCGAGGTCCCGGCGCTCGCCGTGGAGAACGGACTCACCCCGGACCAGGTCGCCGCGGTCGCCGCGTACACCCAGGGGCTCCAGGACTGGCAGTCGGGCGGCCACGAGTGGCACATGCGCTCCAGCCGGTACATGAACGAAGGCGCCCTGGAGGAGGACCGGCCGTTCGGAGGCGGTGTGCTCGGCACCTCCGCGCTGGACGTCGGCGCCCTGCTCTCCGCCGCCGGGGCGGAGCGGCTGCGCGCGTACACCCATGTCCCGTTCCAGAAGGTCGGCCCGTCGCGACTGCCCGATTTCCTCATGCCGTTCGAGGTGACGCTCAGCCCCCACCTCGACGGGGCCCGGCACCGCCTCACCGACTGGATGTACGCCATGGGCATGCTCCAGGAGGGCGTCTGGGACGAGGACAAGCTGGACGCGTACGACCTTCCGCTGTGCGCGGCCGGCATCCATCCGGACGCCACCGCGGACGCCCTCGACATCAGCTCGCAGTGGCTGGCCTGGGGGACGTACGGGGACGACTACTATCCGCTCGTCTTCGGCAACCGCCGCGACCTGGCCACGGCCAAACTGGTCACCGCGCGTCTGTCGGCCTGCATGCCCGTGGACGGTGAGGAGGTCCCCGTCCCCGCCAACGGCATGGAACGCGGCCTCATCGACCTCTGGCAGCGCACCGCCGCCGGCATGAACACCGACGAGCGGCGGCAGTTCCGGTCCGCGATCGACGTGATGACGGAGAGCTGGGTGTGGGAACTGTCCAACCAGATCCAGCACCGCATCCCCGATCCGGTCGACTACCTGGAGATGCGCCGGGCCACCTTCGGCTCGGAGCTCACCATGAGCCTGTGCCGCCTGAGCCACGGCCGGAAGGTCCCGCCGGAGGTCTACCGCAGTGGCCCCGTCCGGTCGCTGGAGAACGCGGCGATGGACTACGCGATGCTCCTGAACGACGTCTTCTCGTACCAGAAGGAGATCGAGTACGAGGGCGAGATCCACAACGGCATCCTCGTCGTCCAGAACTTCTTCGGCTGCGACTACCCGACCGCGCTCGGTGTCGTCCACGACCTGATGACCCAGCGCATGCAGCAGTTCCAGCACGTCGCCGCCCATGAACTCCCCATCCTGTACGAGGACTTCAAGCTCTCGGAGGAGGTGCGCGAGATCATGGAGGGCTATGTCGGGGAGCTGCGGAACTGGTTGGCCGGAATCCTCAAGTGGCACCAGGAATGCCGCCGTTACGGCGCCGAGGACCTCGCCCGCCGCTCCCACGGCTTCGTGCCGGACCTGGTACCCGGGGTTCCGTTCGGCGGTCCGGGCCACGGCCCCGCGCCGGTCCTCACCGTTCCTTCCGCTCTCCCCGCCCCCTTCGTCCCGTCCGCTCACCTGGTGTCGGCGCCGGTACCGGCGCCGGCGGTGGAGACGGAGACCGCGCCCGCGATCCGTCTGCCCGCCGGGGTGGGAGCCGGGGGCATCGGGGGAGCGGGGGAGTTCAGGCTTCCGAAGGGCACGGGAGCGGCCGCCGAGTTCACCCTGTCCCCGGGTCCCGAAGCGTCGCCCGCCTCGCCCGCGTCTCCGGAATCGCTTGATCCCATCGAGTCGACCGACCGGGTGGGGGCCTGGAAGGCACCGTCCGCGCCGACGGTGCCGTGGCCGAGGTGA
- a CDS encoding cytochrome P450, with amino-acid sequence MSVRDTAPPVPDVFDPRQYADGVPYAAYRTLRDHHPVAWQDETEVLGWPAGTGFWAVTRHADVVRVLKDAATYSSRLGATQIRDPDPDDLPFIRRMMLNQDPPDHGRLRRLVSRAFTPRRIEHFTSVVRGRARSLLEGAVREARAGDGRCDLVASVTDDYALLNLTDLLGVPECDRGLLLHWTRRVIGYQDPDEAGDPVLDAHGRPVDPRSPALLRDMFAYAHRLALHKRTHPGDDVMTTLANDPELAPEELEMFFFLLTIAGNDTVRGAAPGGLLTLARHPDAYAALRAGRVGFDTAVDELLRLHPPVLTFRRTAAVDTELAGRRIRAGDKVVVFHASANHDERVFTDPHRVDLARSPNPHVSFGDGPHVCLGAHFARLQLRVLYEESSRALPSLTTAGAPRRLLSNFINGLKSLPVRVGRA; translated from the coding sequence ATGAGCGTACGGGACACCGCGCCGCCCGTCCCCGACGTCTTCGACCCCCGGCAGTACGCCGACGGGGTCCCGTACGCCGCCTACCGCACGCTGCGCGACCACCACCCCGTGGCCTGGCAGGACGAAACCGAGGTGCTCGGCTGGCCCGCCGGAACCGGGTTCTGGGCCGTGACCCGGCACGCGGACGTCGTCCGGGTGCTCAAGGACGCGGCGACGTACTCCTCGCGTCTCGGAGCGACCCAGATCCGGGACCCCGACCCGGACGACCTGCCGTTCATCCGCCGGATGATGCTCAATCAGGATCCCCCGGACCACGGCCGGCTGAGACGTCTGGTCAGTCGCGCCTTCACGCCCCGCCGGATCGAACACTTCACCTCGGTCGTCCGCGGACGGGCCCGCTCCCTGCTCGAAGGCGCGGTCCGCGAGGCCCGCGCGGGTGACGGACGGTGCGACCTCGTCGCCTCCGTCACCGACGACTACGCCCTGCTCAACCTCACGGACCTGCTCGGCGTACCGGAGTGCGACCGCGGCCTGCTGCTGCACTGGACGCGTCGCGTGATCGGCTACCAGGACCCCGACGAGGCGGGCGATCCCGTCCTCGACGCGCACGGCAGGCCCGTCGATCCGCGCTCCCCGGCCCTGCTGCGGGACATGTTCGCCTACGCGCACCGGCTGGCCCTCCACAAGAGGACCCATCCGGGCGACGACGTGATGACCACGCTCGCCAACGACCCCGAACTCGCCCCCGAGGAACTGGAGATGTTCTTCTTCCTGCTGACGATCGCGGGCAACGACACCGTGCGCGGTGCGGCCCCGGGCGGGCTACTGACGCTCGCCCGGCACCCGGACGCGTACGCCGCCCTGCGCGCCGGGAGGGTCGGATTCGACACGGCCGTCGACGAGTTGCTGCGCCTGCACCCACCCGTCCTCACCTTCCGCCGTACCGCCGCCGTCGACACCGAGCTGGCGGGACGGCGCATCCGCGCGGGCGACAAGGTGGTCGTCTTCCACGCCTCGGCCAACCACGACGAGCGCGTCTTCACCGACCCGCACCGGGTCGACCTGGCCCGCTCCCCCAACCCTCACGTCTCCTTCGGCGACGGGCCGCACGTCTGCCTCGGCGCGCACTTCGCGCGGCTGCAACTCCGCGTGCTCTACGAGGAGTCGTCACGCGCCCTGCCGTCACTGACCACGGCCGGAGCCCCGCGCCGTCTCCTCTCGAACTTCATCAACGGCCTCAAGTCCCTTCCCGTGCGGGTGGGCCGAGCCTGA
- a CDS encoding damage-control phosphatase ARMT1 family protein: MPEPADSAEPPARADAPVILGDVPGSFPRSVLAERHPALIRKVRDAFPYGPDRQRALDALLKNSAEGVLEPLDAGAADRERWEVWGGSEHFGRSWFDVPFLWSESYFYRRLLDAVGYFVPGPWQGVDPFRPFKLAELDTPEAEAELVALDELAERPAADREEALLLGSLWGNRADLGFRLGAGGDGTATDSPLVVDEGEALRSLFAGGTLCLVADNSGRELIPDLLLIDHLLSGRRVERAVLHVKPYPYYVSDATTADVVDALRRLTAATGAAGASGHRLWSAMTDGRLTVRAHPFSCAPLPYADMPDDLRREFAGADVTIMKGDLNYRRLVGDRHYPATTPFAGTTAYFPGPVAALRTLKSDVVVGLDPRTETALVADRDQRWRTGGTHALIQVRR; this comes from the coding sequence ATGCCTGAGCCCGCCGATTCCGCCGAACCCCCCGCTCGCGCCGACGCGCCCGTGATCCTCGGCGACGTACCGGGCTCGTTCCCGCGGAGCGTGCTGGCCGAACGGCATCCGGCACTCATCCGGAAGGTGCGGGACGCCTTCCCGTACGGCCCCGATCGGCAGCGCGCGCTCGACGCCCTGCTGAAGAACTCCGCGGAGGGCGTCCTCGAACCGCTCGACGCGGGGGCGGCGGACCGCGAGCGGTGGGAGGTCTGGGGCGGCTCGGAGCACTTCGGCCGGTCCTGGTTCGACGTGCCCTTCCTCTGGTCGGAGAGCTACTTCTACCGTCGGCTCCTCGACGCCGTCGGCTACTTCGTGCCCGGCCCCTGGCAGGGTGTCGACCCCTTCCGGCCGTTCAAGCTCGCCGAGCTCGACACCCCGGAGGCGGAAGCGGAACTCGTCGCGCTCGACGAGCTCGCCGAGCGGCCCGCGGCGGACCGGGAGGAGGCGCTCCTGCTGGGCTCGCTGTGGGGCAACCGCGCGGACCTCGGCTTCCGGCTCGGGGCCGGGGGTGACGGGACGGCCACCGACTCCCCACTGGTGGTGGACGAGGGCGAGGCGCTGCGGTCCCTGTTCGCCGGCGGCACCCTCTGTCTGGTCGCCGACAACTCCGGCCGGGAACTCATCCCCGATCTGCTGCTCATCGACCACCTGCTGAGCGGTCGTCGCGTCGAGCGGGCCGTCCTGCACGTGAAGCCGTACCCCTACTACGTCTCCGACGCCACGACCGCCGACGTGGTCGACGCCCTGCGCCGCCTCACGGCCGCGACCGGGGCGGCCGGGGCGTCGGGCCACCGCCTGTGGTCGGCGATGACCGACGGCCGCCTCACGGTCCGGGCGCACCCCTTCTCCTGCGCGCCCCTTCCCTACGCCGACATGCCGGACGACCTGCGCCGGGAGTTCGCCGGGGCCGACGTCACGATCATGAAGGGCGACCTGAACTACCGCCGCCTCGTCGGTGACCGGCACTATCCGGCCACCACCCCGTTCGCCGGCACGACCGCTTACTTCCCCGGCCCGGTGGCCGCTCTGCGCACGCTCAAGTCCGACGTGGTCGTCGGCCTCGACCCCCGCACCGAGACCGCGCTCGTCGCGGACCGGGACCAGCGCTGGCGCACCGGCGGCACCCATGCGCTGATCCAGGTCAGGCGCTGA
- a CDS encoding lytic polysaccharide monooxygenase auxiliary activity family 9 protein, whose product MTAHRTATAAAVAAAAPLLLLTWAAGPAQAHGAPTDPVSRVVACSPEGGGDNRTAACRAAIAANGAPFTAWDNLRVAGVNGRDRQVIPDGKLCSGNLPAYKGLDLARADWPSTRMTPGAAFTLSYSSTIPHTGTFKLYLSKPGYDPSKPLTWSDLPAKPFATATDPALVKGAYRIRATLPSDRTGRQMLYTIWQNTSTTDTYYSCSDVVFPAAARGTGSGGGRAATTAPVARTTASATAAGKATSPAKSPAGASPTPSRPATPSASQVSAPDHLAPAADNSSGGSGSLPLVAGAGGAAALLLTAGVALTLRRRR is encoded by the coding sequence ATGACCGCACACCGCACCGCCACCGCGGCCGCAGTCGCCGCGGCGGCCCCGCTGCTCCTGCTGACGTGGGCCGCGGGACCGGCCCAGGCGCACGGAGCGCCGACGGATCCGGTCAGCCGGGTGGTGGCCTGCTCCCCCGAGGGCGGCGGCGACAACCGCACCGCGGCCTGCCGGGCGGCGATCGCGGCGAACGGCGCGCCCTTCACCGCGTGGGACAACCTCCGGGTCGCCGGCGTCAACGGCAGGGACCGGCAGGTGATCCCCGACGGCAAGCTGTGCAGCGGGAACCTGCCCGCCTACAAGGGTCTCGACCTCGCCCGCGCCGACTGGCCCTCGACCCGGATGACACCGGGAGCGGCCTTCACCCTGTCCTACAGTTCGACGATTCCGCACACGGGAACCTTCAAGCTGTATCTGAGCAAGCCCGGTTACGACCCGTCCAAACCCCTGACCTGGTCCGACCTGCCGGCGAAGCCGTTCGCCACGGCCACCGACCCGGCGCTGGTGAAGGGCGCGTACCGGATCAGGGCCACGCTGCCGTCCGACCGCACCGGCCGTCAGATGCTGTACACGATCTGGCAGAACACGAGCACGACGGACACGTACTACTCGTGCTCGGACGTGGTCTTCCCCGCCGCGGCCCGCGGCACGGGAAGTGGTGGGGGCAGGGCGGCGACCACGGCACCGGTGGCGCGGACGACCGCATCCGCCACCGCGGCCGGGAAGGCCACGAGTCCGGCGAAGTCCCCCGCCGGAGCGTCGCCGACGCCCTCGCGGCCGGCCACACCGTCCGCGTCGCAGGTGTCCGCGCCCGACCACCTCGCTCCGGCCGCCGACAACTCGTCCGGAGGCAGTGGCTCGCTCCCCCTCGTCGCGGGGGCGGGGGGAGCGGCGGCCCTCCTGCTCACCGCGGGCGTCGCGCTCACGCTGCGACGCCGGCGGTGA
- a CDS encoding Tat pathway signal sequence domain protein, producing MRTRSLFALVGVAAALSVSAISPASADDTPVLTAGGAAVASGDVLTASLASGTKATLYSSSTGTSGVSCAASAFTATATDNPTAPGAATESLTGHTFGSCTSNVIGVLGVTGVTVNNLPYTTTVASDGTVTVTPAAGSTIQTTVVLRTLLGSITCVYQAPSLTGTASNSDNSITFTNQQFAKASGSSLCFGNGYFTAKYAPVTDTTQSGSPVVTVN from the coding sequence ATGCGTACGCGATCCCTGTTCGCCCTCGTCGGTGTCGCCGCGGCCCTCTCGGTCTCCGCGATCTCCCCCGCCTCCGCCGACGACACCCCGGTGCTCACCGCGGGCGGCGCCGCCGTCGCGAGCGGCGATGTGCTGACCGCCTCGCTCGCGAGCGGCACCAAGGCCACCCTCTACTCCAGCAGCACCGGCACGAGCGGCGTCTCCTGTGCCGCCTCGGCCTTCACCGCCACGGCCACCGACAACCCGACGGCCCCCGGCGCCGCCACCGAGTCGCTCACCGGCCACACCTTCGGGAGTTGCACCAGCAACGTCATCGGTGTGCTCGGTGTCACCGGCGTCACGGTCAACAACCTCCCGTACACCACCACGGTCGCCTCCGACGGCACGGTCACCGTCACCCCGGCGGCCGGCTCGACCATCCAGACCACCGTCGTGCTGCGCACTCTTCTCGGCAGCATCACCTGCGTCTACCAGGCGCCCAGCCTGACCGGCACGGCGAGCAACTCCGACAACAGCATCACCTTCACCAACCAGCAGTTCGCGAAGGCATCGGGCTCGTCCCTGTGCTTCGGCAACGGCTACTTCACCGCCAAGTACGCCCCCGTCACCGACACCACCCAGTCGGGCAGCCCGGTGGTCACCGTCAACTGA
- a CDS encoding DUF6230 family protein yields the protein MASSSDATASTGPTPVNPESGSDRRGRVRLRRAAVMAVPATAIAAGLMILTAQGALGVQFAISGMPFVVTATELNGTGFEQFGNLDNMAEDSPNAGDTGGQVLVVTSAIKNATLTKLCQSVDLGGTNLVITAGGGADKVQATNLTTDSTELSGDASFGNIEIGNDASTLDKAGVQGNKGVFSQQADTVHIGNLRQTNYATTAAVFKLPGLKLRFSGTGC from the coding sequence ATGGCCTCGTCCTCGGACGCCACGGCGTCCACCGGTCCCACCCCCGTGAACCCCGAAAGCGGTTCCGACAGGCGCGGGCGGGTCCGCCTGCGCCGCGCCGCGGTGATGGCGGTGCCCGCCACCGCGATCGCCGCGGGACTGATGATCCTCACCGCCCAGGGCGCCCTGGGCGTGCAGTTCGCGATCTCCGGGATGCCGTTCGTCGTGACGGCCACGGAGCTGAACGGCACCGGCTTCGAGCAGTTCGGGAACCTCGACAACATGGCCGAGGACAGCCCGAACGCCGGCGACACCGGCGGCCAGGTCCTGGTCGTCACCTCCGCCATCAAGAACGCGACGCTCACCAAGCTGTGCCAGAGCGTCGACCTGGGCGGCACCAACCTGGTCATCACCGCGGGCGGCGGCGCCGACAAGGTGCAGGCGACGAACCTGACCACCGACTCGACCGAGCTGTCGGGCGACGCGTCCTTCGGGAACATCGAGATCGGCAACGACGCGAGCACGCTCGACAAGGCCGGCGTCCAGGGGAACAAGGGCGTCTTCAGCCAGCAGGCCGACACCGTCCACATCGGCAACCTCCGGCAGACCAACTACGCCACCACCGCTGCCGTGTTCAAGCTCCCGGGCCTCAAGCTCCGCTTCAGCGGCACGGGTTGCTGA
- a CDS encoding DUF6114 domain-containing protein, producing the protein MTRPRNPRSDFRRWRARRPFWGGLLLTLGGAEILLTEKASLKVVMHIGMQGVAGYLLPTVMLVCGLLILFNPAQRLFYSLLGILLSLGTWLTSNLGGFFLGLLLGAVGSCMAFGWLPDQEPRRRLLRGRRQRHTTATKA; encoded by the coding sequence ATGACCCGGCCCCGGAATCCGAGGTCGGACTTCCGGCGGTGGCGCGCCCGCCGCCCCTTCTGGGGCGGGCTGCTGCTCACCCTGGGAGGGGCGGAGATCCTCCTGACCGAGAAGGCGTCCCTCAAGGTCGTCATGCACATCGGCATGCAGGGCGTGGCGGGCTATCTGCTGCCGACGGTCATGCTCGTGTGCGGTCTGCTGATCCTCTTCAACCCGGCGCAGCGCCTGTTCTACTCACTGCTCGGCATCCTCCTCTCGCTCGGCACCTGGCTCACCTCCAACCTCGGCGGCTTCTTCCTCGGCCTGCTCCTCGGGGCGGTCGGCAGTTGCATGGCCTTCGGCTGGCTTCCCGACCAGGAGCCGCGCCGGCGTCTGCTGCGCGGGCGCCGGCAACGGCACACGACCGCGACGAAGGCGTAG
- a CDS encoding alpha/beta fold hydrolase yields the protein MVDRRNFGKIVGAGAAGASLIGWPGTGAAADGAAGDPTATPAPSPAPPPGHASFGPLRRIDAGELSIGYAEAGPVHGPPVVLLHGWPYDIHSFVEVAPLLAARGHRVIVPYLRGHGTTRFRSAHTFRNAQQSVVALDIVALMDALKIEKAVLAGFDWGARTADIIAVLRPERCKALVSVGGYLITDRERNKLPLPPRAEWAWWYQFYFATERGRLGLQEHRADLARLVWTFNSPTWHYDDATFDRTAKAFDNPDYVAIVIHNYRWRLGLAQGDPRYDRLERQLAAGPAVAVPTVTLDGRKDPFTPAGDGSSYRDRFSGPYAHRSLADAGHNVPQEAPEAFARAVVEADGLAGG from the coding sequence ATGGTCGACAGACGGAACTTCGGCAAGATCGTGGGAGCGGGCGCGGCCGGCGCGTCGCTCATCGGGTGGCCCGGCACCGGCGCCGCCGCGGACGGGGCGGCGGGGGATCCCACGGCGACGCCCGCGCCCTCGCCGGCACCGCCGCCGGGGCACGCGTCCTTCGGCCCGCTCCGGCGGATCGACGCCGGTGAGCTGAGCATCGGCTACGCGGAGGCCGGCCCCGTCCACGGCCCCCCGGTCGTCCTGCTGCACGGCTGGCCCTACGACATCCACAGCTTCGTCGAGGTCGCGCCGCTGCTGGCGGCACGCGGCCACCGGGTGATCGTCCCGTACCTGCGCGGCCACGGCACCACGCGTTTCCGCTCCGCCCACACCTTCCGCAACGCCCAGCAGTCGGTGGTCGCGCTCGACATCGTCGCGCTGATGGACGCGCTCAAGATCGAGAAGGCGGTGCTGGCCGGTTTCGACTGGGGAGCGCGGACGGCCGACATCATCGCCGTGCTCCGGCCCGAGCGGTGCAAGGCCCTGGTCTCCGTGGGCGGGTATCTGATCACCGACCGCGAGCGCAACAAGCTGCCGTTGCCGCCGAGGGCCGAGTGGGCGTGGTGGTACCAGTTCTACTTCGCCACGGAGCGGGGACGGCTCGGCCTCCAGGAGCACCGGGCCGACCTGGCACGCCTGGTCTGGACGTTCAACTCCCCGACGTGGCACTACGACGACGCCACGTTCGACCGGACGGCGAAGGCCTTCGACAACCCGGACTACGTCGCGATCGTGATCCACAACTACCGCTGGCGGCTCGGCCTGGCGCAGGGCGACCCGCGCTACGACCGGCTGGAGCGACAGCTCGCCGCGGGGCCCGCCGTCGCGGTGCCCACCGTCACCCTCGACGGGCGGAAGGACCCCTTCACCCCGGCCGGCGACGGATCGTCGTACCGCGACCGGTTCTCGGGGCCGTACGCGCACAGGAGCCTGGCGGACGCCGGTCACAACGTGCCGCAGGAAGCGCCGGAGGCCTTCGCGAGGGCGGTCGTCGAAGCGGACGGCCTCGCCGGAGGCTGA
- a CDS encoding substrate-binding domain-containing protein has product MNTSPTPHHSPRSTYGTVLVVGALFLAGCSGGPDASAGAAEKAGSGHMKVALITHGADGDAFWEMVRKGAQAAAAKDDIDLTYASDSDSAGQASLVRDAVRDRVDGIAVTLAKPEAMKGAVTAAKAAGIPVVGLNSGIDAWRSEGLLEYFGQDESVAGRALGDKLDELEAKHALCVIHEQGNVALEARCAGVKKAFAGDTDLLYVDGTDMKAVTASVATRLRQDPSIDEVVMMGAQFALGAVKSVKQTGSRAAVATFDLNSSLVKAVQSGDVQFAVDQQPYLQGYLAVDSLWLYRSNGNFSGGGTAPVLTGPAFVTKENVASVAKFAADGTR; this is encoded by the coding sequence ATGAACACGTCCCCCACACCTCACCACTCCCCCAGATCCACGTACGGCACGGTCCTCGTCGTCGGCGCCCTGTTCCTGGCCGGCTGCTCCGGCGGACCGGACGCGAGCGCCGGAGCGGCGGAGAAGGCGGGCTCCGGCCACATGAAGGTCGCCCTGATCACCCACGGCGCCGACGGGGACGCCTTCTGGGAAATGGTGCGGAAGGGCGCGCAGGCGGCGGCCGCCAAGGACGACATCGACCTCACCTACGCGAGCGACTCCGACTCCGCGGGCCAGGCGAGCCTGGTGCGGGACGCGGTCCGTGACCGCGTCGACGGCATCGCGGTGACCCTGGCCAAACCGGAGGCGATGAAGGGCGCCGTCACGGCGGCCAAGGCCGCGGGCATACCGGTGGTCGGCCTCAACTCCGGTATCGACGCCTGGCGGTCCGAGGGCCTGCTGGAGTACTTCGGCCAGGACGAGAGCGTCGCGGGCCGGGCGCTCGGCGACAAGCTGGACGAGCTCGAGGCCAAGCACGCCCTCTGCGTCATCCACGAGCAGGGCAACGTCGCCCTGGAAGCGCGCTGCGCCGGTGTGAAGAAGGCGTTCGCCGGCGACACCGACCTGCTCTACGTCGACGGCACCGACATGAAGGCGGTCACCGCCTCCGTCGCGACCAGACTGCGTCAGGACCCGAGCATCGACGAAGTCGTCATGATGGGCGCGCAGTTCGCCCTCGGTGCGGTGAAGTCCGTCAAGCAGACGGGCAGCAGGGCCGCGGTCGCCACCTTCGACCTCAACAGCAGCCTGGTGAAGGCGGTGCAGAGCGGGGACGTGCAGTTCGCGGTGGACCAACAGCCCTATCTCCAGGGCTATCTCGCGGTGGACTCGCTCTGGCTCTACCGGTCCAACGGCAACTTCAGCGGCGGCGGAACGGCACCCGTGCTCACCGGACCGGCGTTCGTCACCAAGGAGAACGTCGCCTCGGTCGCGAAGTTCGCCGCCGACGGGACCCGTTGA